A region from the Streptomyces sp. 3214.6 genome encodes:
- a CDS encoding S8 family serine peptidase, which yields MTLTPQREPISGTRRVARIAVAAGLVAALSAAGPIPMAFAGDVGQAPVSADPGVKSAPEKLGSDDATLLAEAKAAGDKNVTLMIATAPGQTEQVAKELDAVKGGSVGESYDKVGYVRATVPTAKADSTIAAAAKLTSVHAIDLKQDIVLDDPTPDAKASTGAKSARSASKTKTYAAPNKNTPAKNPYNPSFETGAVDFVKKNPKADGRGVTIGILDSGVDLAHPALQKTTTGERKIVDWVTSTDPILDGDASWRPMTTSVSGPSFTFGGRTWTAKAGSYQINLFRESATAGGDAKGDVNRDGDTTDAWGVLYDAAAGTVTVDVNNNGDFTDDTAMKPYKDGYQIGYFGTDNPATDVAERQPFVVQIRKDVPMDPFGGDWVGKKADFANIGLIASEHGTHVAGITAANGLFGGKMNGAAPGAKIVSSRACIFGAGCTNVALTEGMIDLVVNRGVDIVNMSIGGLPGLNDGNNARAELYTRLIDTYGVQLVISAGNEGPGANTIGDPGLADKVISVGAAISKETWASNYGSQVTKKYALLPFSSRGPREDGGFTPTLVAPGAAINTTQTWLPGAPVADAGYPLPAGYSMLQGTSMASPQAAGASALLISAAKQARVALTPAILRTALTSTADHIKGLQAYEEGSGAINIVDAWKSIRKGAAARDAVTSDYTVKAPVDTALDQALKTPGFGTGIYDRESGLKAGQKKTYDVTITRTSGADKAVRHKLHLENNAAGTFRILGSDEVKLPLNKPVTVRIQAQPKAAGIASAILEVDDPKTEGLDKQILNTVVVSTPVKHTFHVSNTVQRNSFQSYFLTVPEGAKSFEVAIGGLKDKSQTRFISIHPYGVAVEDTSTIYCYSNYPNTNGCRPDARSYQNPQAGVWEIEVESRRTSPLLDNPYKLDATVYGVAFDPETVTVPEAKVGAPTAASWKVKNNFAAFDGKPAGGPLGSSKTARPTIANGATQTTTVEVPAGAKSLDVSIGNVSDASADLDLTVYDANGNQVAQQADGDAEEAVSIPSPAAGTYTIEVAGYSVPAGTTAYDYVDAFLSPTLGTVTVDESTPVKLATGASTTVAATVTAASVPPAGRVLFGQVQLVNARGTVAGLGKVTIEKVTP from the coding sequence ATGACCCTCACCCCCCAGCGTGAACCGATATCGGGCACAAGACGCGTGGCCCGCATAGCCGTGGCCGCGGGCCTCGTGGCCGCGCTGTCCGCGGCCGGGCCGATACCCATGGCTTTCGCCGGCGACGTCGGCCAGGCCCCGGTCTCGGCCGACCCGGGCGTGAAGTCCGCCCCCGAAAAGCTCGGCTCCGACGACGCCACCCTGCTCGCCGAGGCGAAGGCCGCCGGCGACAAGAACGTCACGCTGATGATCGCGACCGCCCCCGGCCAGACCGAGCAGGTCGCCAAGGAGCTGGACGCGGTCAAGGGCGGCTCGGTCGGCGAGTCCTACGACAAGGTCGGCTACGTCCGCGCCACCGTCCCGACGGCCAAGGCCGACTCGACGATCGCCGCCGCGGCGAAGCTGACCTCGGTGCACGCCATCGACCTGAAGCAGGACATCGTCCTCGACGACCCGACGCCGGACGCGAAGGCCTCGACGGGCGCCAAGTCCGCGCGGTCCGCGTCGAAGACGAAGACCTACGCGGCGCCGAACAAGAACACCCCCGCCAAGAACCCGTACAACCCGTCCTTCGAGACGGGCGCCGTCGACTTCGTGAAGAAGAACCCGAAGGCGGACGGCCGCGGTGTCACCATCGGCATCCTCGACTCCGGTGTGGACCTGGCGCACCCCGCGCTGCAGAAGACCACCACCGGCGAGCGCAAGATCGTCGACTGGGTGACGTCCACCGACCCGATCCTCGACGGCGACGCCTCGTGGCGCCCGATGACAACCTCGGTCTCCGGGCCCAGCTTCACCTTCGGGGGCCGCACCTGGACGGCGAAAGCCGGCTCGTACCAGATCAACCTCTTCCGGGAGTCCGCCACCGCGGGCGGCGACGCCAAGGGCGACGTCAACCGCGACGGCGACACCACCGACGCGTGGGGCGTCCTGTACGACGCCGCGGCCGGCACGGTCACCGTCGACGTGAACAACAACGGCGACTTCACCGACGACACCGCGATGAAGCCGTACAAGGACGGCTACCAGATCGGGTACTTCGGCACCGACAACCCGGCGACCGACGTCGCCGAGCGGCAGCCGTTCGTCGTGCAGATCCGCAAGGACGTGCCGATGGACCCGTTCGGCGGCGACTGGGTCGGCAAGAAGGCCGACTTCGCCAACATCGGTCTCATCGCCAGCGAGCACGGCACGCACGTCGCCGGCATCACCGCCGCGAACGGCCTGTTCGGCGGAAAGATGAACGGCGCCGCGCCCGGCGCGAAGATCGTCTCCTCCCGTGCCTGCATCTTCGGCGCGGGCTGCACCAACGTCGCCCTCACCGAGGGCATGATCGACCTGGTCGTCAACCGTGGCGTCGACATCGTCAACATGTCGATCGGCGGTCTGCCGGGTCTGAACGACGGCAACAACGCGCGCGCCGAGCTGTACACGCGCCTCATCGACACCTACGGCGTCCAGCTCGTGATCTCCGCGGGCAACGAGGGCCCCGGCGCGAACACCATCGGCGACCCCGGTCTTGCCGACAAGGTGATCTCGGTCGGCGCGGCCATCTCCAAGGAGACCTGGGCCTCCAACTACGGCTCGCAGGTGACGAAGAAGTACGCGCTGCTGCCGTTCTCCTCGCGCGGCCCGCGTGAGGACGGCGGCTTCACGCCGACCCTCGTCGCCCCCGGCGCCGCGATCAACACCACCCAGACCTGGCTGCCGGGCGCCCCGGTCGCCGACGCGGGCTACCCGCTGCCGGCCGGCTACTCCATGCTGCAGGGCACCTCGATGGCCTCCCCGCAGGCCGCGGGCGCCTCGGCGCTGCTCATCTCCGCCGCCAAGCAGGCCAGGGTCGCGCTCACCCCGGCGATCCTGCGCACGGCGCTGACCTCGACCGCCGACCACATCAAGGGTCTGCAGGCCTACGAGGAGGGCTCGGGCGCCATCAACATCGTGGACGCCTGGAAGTCCATCAGGAAGGGCGCCGCCGCCCGCGACGCCGTGACGTCCGACTACACGGTGAAGGCCCCGGTCGACACCGCGCTCGACCAGGCGCTGAAGACCCCGGGCTTCGGCACCGGCATCTACGACCGCGAGAGCGGCCTGAAGGCCGGGCAGAAGAAGACGTACGACGTCACCATCACCCGTACGTCCGGCGCCGACAAGGCGGTCCGTCACAAGCTGCACCTCGAGAACAACGCGGCCGGGACCTTCAGGATCCTCGGCTCCGACGAGGTGAAGCTGCCGCTGAACAAGCCGGTGACGGTCAGGATCCAGGCCCAGCCGAAGGCCGCGGGCATCGCCAGCGCCATCCTGGAGGTCGACGACCCGAAGACCGAGGGCCTCGACAAGCAGATCCTCAACACGGTCGTCGTCTCGACGCCGGTGAAGCACACGTTCCACGTGTCGAACACCGTGCAGCGCAACAGCTTCCAGTCGTACTTCCTGACCGTGCCGGAGGGCGCCAAGTCCTTCGAGGTCGCGATCGGCGGGCTGAAGGACAAGAGCCAGACCCGTTTCATCTCGATCCACCCCTACGGCGTCGCGGTCGAGGACACCTCCACGATCTACTGCTACAGCAACTACCCCAACACCAACGGGTGCCGGCCCGACGCCCGTTCGTACCAGAACCCGCAGGCCGGGGTCTGGGAGATCGAGGTCGAGTCGCGTCGCACCTCGCCGCTGCTCGACAACCCGTACAAGCTGGACGCCACCGTCTACGGCGTGGCCTTCGACCCGGAGACCGTGACCGTGCCCGAGGCGAAGGTCGGCGCCCCGACCGCCGCCTCGTGGAAGGTGAAGAACAACTTCGCCGCCTTCGACGGCAAGCCGGCCGGCGGCCCGCTCGGCTCGTCCAAGACGGCCCGCCCGACCATCGCCAACGGCGCGACCCAGACCACCACGGTCGAGGTCCCGGCCGGCGCCAAGTCGCTGGACGTCTCCATCGGCAACGTCTCCGACGCCTCCGCCGACCTGGACCTGACGGTCTACGACGCGAACGGCAACCAGGTCGCGCAGCAGGCCGACGGTGACGCGGAGGAGGCGGTCTCCATCCCGTCGCCCGCCGCCGGCACGTACACCATCGAGGTCGCGGGCTACTCGGTCCCGGCCGGCACGACGGCGTAC
- a CDS encoding NUDIX hydrolase, whose translation MRKKLRVAAYAVCVRDGQVLLARSPAPDGTREWVLPGGGMEHGEDPLDTVVRELDEETGYRVEVTGLLGMDSSRRVLRREGLRGPRDHHGLRIVYEGRIIGGELRYEVNGSTDLAAWHDLDAVADLARVRLVDVALRLWRERPVDGRVSVPPQA comes from the coding sequence ATGCGCAAGAAGTTGAGGGTGGCGGCCTACGCCGTCTGTGTCCGCGACGGCCAGGTTCTGCTCGCCCGCTCACCGGCCCCCGACGGCACCCGCGAGTGGGTGCTGCCCGGCGGCGGCATGGAGCACGGTGAGGATCCCCTCGACACCGTCGTGCGTGAACTGGACGAGGAGACCGGTTACCGCGTCGAGGTGACCGGCCTCCTCGGCATGGACTCCTCCCGCCGTGTCTTGCGCCGCGAGGGTCTGCGCGGCCCCCGGGACCACCACGGTCTGCGCATCGTCTATGAGGGTCGGATCATCGGCGGCGAACTGCGCTACGAGGTGAACGGCTCCACCGACCTCGCCGCCTGGCACGACCTGGACGCGGTCGCGGACCTCGCCCGGGTGCGCCTGGTCGACGTGGCGCTCAGGCTGTGGCGCGAGCGCCCGGTGGACGGACGGGTGTCCGTGCCGCCGCAGGCGTGA